Proteins from a single region of Aerococcus viridans:
- a CDS encoding phosphatidate cytidylyltransferase, giving the protein MTQRVISAVVALAIFIPLLFVGGRPFDLMVALIAMVAYYEILQMAKIPFPSWRGIIGLITMMLQLLPSYYLALLPQEIDYMTLYFAGLAMLLIIMVFKPEDINFEQVGVISLAALYVGRGFHLLIETRLMGLLPVIYVLIIIWGNDTFAYLVGRQIGRTPLAPKVSPNKTIEGSLGGIIGAFICSSIVLYFNNIFGISIMDNLILALILGFLGQMGDLVESSLKRTYEVKDSGNIMPGHGGFLDRFDSLLMVLPMFYFLIPFLGA; this is encoded by the coding sequence ATGACACAAAGGGTTATCAGCGCTGTTGTTGCTCTTGCCATTTTTATACCACTTTTATTTGTAGGTGGTCGTCCTTTTGACTTGATGGTAGCGCTTATTGCAATGGTTGCTTACTATGAAATTTTACAAATGGCAAAAATTCCATTCCCCTCATGGCGGGGGATTATCGGTTTAATCACCATGATGTTACAACTACTGCCGTCTTATTATCTAGCACTACTGCCACAAGAAATCGACTATATGACGCTTTACTTCGCTGGTTTAGCCATGTTATTGATTATAATGGTCTTCAAACCAGAGGATATTAACTTTGAACAAGTAGGGGTCATTAGTTTAGCGGCTTTATACGTTGGCCGTGGTTTTCACTTATTAATTGAGACGAGATTAATGGGGCTCTTGCCAGTTATTTACGTGTTAATCATTATTTGGGGGAACGATACCTTTGCCTATTTAGTCGGTCGCCAAATTGGCCGAACACCCTTAGCACCAAAAGTCTCACCTAATAAAACCATTGAAGGATCATTAGGCGGCATCATTGGGGCCTTTATTTGTTCAAGTATTGTCCTTTATTTTAACAACATCTTTGGCATATCAATCATGGATAATTTGATTTTAGCCCTGATTTTAGGCTTTTTAGGACAGATGGGCGACTTAGTAGAATCATCCTTAAAACGGACTTACGAAGTCAAAGATTCAGGTAATATTATGCCCGGTCATGGCGGTTTCCTTGACCGTTTTGACAGTCTATTAATGGTATTACCCATGTTTTATTTCTTGATTCCATTCCTTGGAGCTTAG
- a CDS encoding isoprenyl transferase: MVTEVNYNPALPIPNHIAVIMDGNGRWAQARGLKRTDGHSEGLKALKRVVIAAHKMGVKVLTAYAFSTENWKRPITEVNYLMGLPKVLNDEILPDLIDNNVQVRMSGNFDKVPLGTKKYIQNAMDRTKDNTGLILNIAFNYGSRDEITKAVQNIATSVANGDLKVKDISEQTISDNLYTAQLGEYADPDLLIRSSGEVRLSNYLLWQLAYSEMVFTDTKWPDFDEAIMQECVGEFQRRNRRFGAIDTK, translated from the coding sequence ATGGTGACAGAAGTAAACTATAATCCAGCATTACCTATACCAAATCACATCGCAGTGATTATGGACGGAAACGGTAGATGGGCACAGGCTCGTGGATTAAAACGAACAGACGGACATTCAGAGGGATTAAAAGCCCTAAAACGTGTGGTCATTGCAGCACATAAAATGGGCGTGAAGGTACTGACAGCATATGCCTTCTCAACTGAAAATTGGAAGCGACCAATTACCGAAGTAAATTATTTAATGGGCTTACCCAAAGTATTAAACGATGAAATCTTACCTGATTTAATCGACAACAATGTACAAGTTCGCATGAGTGGGAACTTCGATAAAGTACCACTAGGGACAAAGAAATATATTCAAAATGCCATGGATCGTACTAAAGACAACACTGGTTTAATTTTGAATATTGCCTTTAACTATGGCTCACGTGATGAAATCACCAAAGCCGTCCAAAATATTGCCACATCTGTAGCAAATGGCGACTTGAAAGTGAAAGATATTTCTGAACAAACCATTTCAGACAATTTATATACAGCACAATTAGGTGAATATGCCGATCCGGATTTATTGATTCGTTCAAGTGGGGAAGTTCGTTTATCGAATTACCTATTGTGGCAGTTGGCCTATAGTGAAATGGTGTTTACTGACACGAAATGGCCAGACTTTGATGAAGCTATTATGCAGGAGTGTGTTGGCGAATTTCAACGTAGAAACCGTCGATTCGGAGCGATAGATACCAAATAG
- the frr gene encoding ribosome recycling factor: protein MAIDNLLKETKDRMVKSEEAFTRTLARIRAGVANASLLDGITVEYYGVPTDLRQLATVTIPEPRMLQISPYDKSSLNDIDRALQQSDLGIPPTNDGSVIRLIIPALTQERRKELSKTVGKDLEDAKIAIRNIRRDAIDETKKAEKAKEITEDDVRSYESDIQDLTNAAIKNVEKIASDKEDEIMNV, encoded by the coding sequence ATGGCTATTGATAATTTACTAAAAGAAACTAAAGACCGTATGGTGAAATCTGAAGAGGCATTTACACGTACGCTAGCGCGCATCCGTGCAGGTGTAGCAAACGCTTCTTTATTAGACGGCATTACTGTTGAATATTACGGTGTACCAACTGACTTACGTCAATTGGCAACTGTCACTATTCCAGAGCCTCGTATGTTACAAATCTCTCCATACGATAAAAGTTCTTTAAATGATATCGACCGTGCATTACAACAATCTGACTTAGGTATCCCACCTACAAACGATGGTTCAGTAATCCGTTTGATTATCCCAGCTTTAACGCAAGAACGTCGTAAAGAGTTAAGTAAAACAGTTGGTAAAGACTTGGAAGATGCTAAAATAGCTATCCGCAACATCCGTCGTGACGCGATTGATGAAACGAAAAAAGCTGAAAAAGCAAAAGAAATCACTGAAGATGACGTACGTTCATACGAAAGTGATATCCAAGATTTAACAAACGCTGCAATTAAAAACGTTGAGAAAATCGCCTCTGATAAAGAAGACGAAATCATGAACGTTTAA
- the pyrH gene encoding UMP kinase, producing the protein MTEPKYKRVVLKLSGEALSGNNGFGIDPETMKGIAKEIKEVHRLGVQISIVVGGGNIWRGKTGEEMGMERAQADYMGMLATIMNALGLQDVLENIGVPTRVQTSIDMRQIAEPYIRRRAERHLEKGRVVIFAGGTGNPYFSTDTTASLRAAEIEADVILMAKNGVDGVYSDDPRKNDAAVKYDKLSHLEVISNNLQVMDTTASSLSMDNNIPLVVFNLNEEGNIRRVILGEEIGTTIEG; encoded by the coding sequence ATGACAGAACCTAAATACAAACGCGTAGTCTTGAAACTTTCAGGTGAGGCTTTATCAGGTAACAACGGTTTCGGTATTGATCCAGAAACCATGAAGGGTATTGCTAAAGAAATCAAAGAAGTTCACCGTTTAGGCGTACAAATCTCAATCGTCGTAGGTGGCGGTAACATTTGGCGTGGTAAAACTGGTGAAGAAATGGGTATGGAACGTGCACAAGCAGACTACATGGGTATGCTAGCAACGATCATGAATGCCCTAGGTTTACAAGATGTTTTAGAAAACATTGGTGTGCCAACTCGCGTACAAACTTCAATTGACATGCGTCAAATCGCGGAACCATATATCCGCCGCCGTGCTGAGCGTCACTTAGAAAAAGGACGTGTCGTTATCTTTGCTGGGGGTACTGGTAATCCTTACTTCTCAACAGATACAACTGCGTCACTACGTGCTGCAGAAATTGAAGCAGATGTGATTTTAATGGCTAAAAACGGGGTAGATGGTGTATATTCTGACGATCCTCGTAAGAACGATGCTGCTGTTAAATACGATAAATTATCACATTTAGAAGTTATCAGCAACAACCTACAAGTAATGGACACTACAGCTTCATCATTAAGCATGGACAACAATATTCCTTTAGTTGTATTCAATCTAAATGAAGAAGGCAATATCCGCCGTGTTATCCTTGGTGAAGAAATTGGGACAACAATAGAAGGGTAA
- the tsf gene encoding translation elongation factor Ts, whose translation MAITAKQVKELRDRTGVGMMDAKKALVEVDGDMDKAIDFLREKGIAKAAKKADRVAAEGLTKAVAKGNDAVIVEVNSETDFVARNDQFVELLETVALAILEQKPATVEAALTDVTVEDKDLDTYIKEKAAVIGEKISLRRFETLTKTDDQEFGTYSHQGGRISVLTLIDGNNPEFASMVSMHIGGMKPQFLNEESVPAEVYEHEKAVLTEQSLNEGKPKEIVEKMITGRLRKFFAEICLVDQKYLLDDSKTVAEVAKENNAEIKDFFRFEVGEGIEKRQDDFASEVAAQMGK comes from the coding sequence ATGGCAATTACTGCAAAACAAGTTAAAGAATTACGCGACCGCACTGGTGTAGGTATGATGGATGCTAAGAAAGCCTTAGTTGAAGTTGACGGAGATATGGACAAAGCTATCGACTTCCTACGTGAAAAAGGTATCGCTAAAGCTGCTAAGAAAGCTGACCGTGTTGCTGCTGAAGGTTTAACTAAAGCTGTAGCTAAAGGAAACGACGCTGTAATTGTAGAAGTTAACTCTGAAACTGACTTCGTTGCACGTAACGATCAATTCGTTGAATTATTAGAAACTGTTGCATTAGCTATCTTAGAGCAAAAACCTGCTACTGTAGAAGCTGCTTTAACTGATGTAACTGTTGAAGATAAAGACTTAGATACATACATTAAAGAAAAAGCTGCTGTAATCGGAGAAAAAATCTCATTACGTCGCTTTGAAACGTTAACAAAAACAGATGACCAAGAATTTGGTACATACTCTCACCAAGGTGGACGTATTTCTGTTCTTACATTAATTGACGGTAACAACCCTGAATTTGCTAGCATGGTATCTATGCACATCGGTGGTATGAAACCTCAATTCTTAAACGAAGAATCTGTACCTGCTGAAGTTTACGAACATGAAAAAGCAGTGCTTACAGAACAATCATTAAACGAAGGTAAACCAAAAGAAATCGTTGAAAAAATGATTACTGGTCGTTTACGTAAATTCTTCGCAGAAATCTGCTTAGTTGATCAAAAATACTTATTAGATGACAGCAAAACTGTTGCAGAAGTTGCAAAAGAAAACAATGCTGAAATCAAAGATTTCTTCCGTTTTGAAGTCGGCGAAGGTATTGAAAAACGCCAAGACGACTTTGCTAGTGAAGTTGCTGCTCAAATGGGTAAATAA
- the rpsB gene encoding 30S ribosomal protein S2 → MPVISMKQLLEAGVHFGHQTRRWNPKMDKYIFTERNGIYIIDLQKTVKLVDQAYNAMRDLVGNDGVALFVGTKKQAQDSIADEATRAGQYYVNHRWLGGTLTNWETIQKRIKHLKNIKEMEVDGTFDVLPKKEVVGLLKEKERLEKFLGGIEDMPRIPDVMFVVDPRKEKIAIQEAHKLNIPVIAMVDTNCDPDEVDYVIPSNDDAIRAIKLITGGMAEAILEAKQGAQEEAEQDVTVEDFKGDEVLDEVAE, encoded by the coding sequence ATGCCAGTTATTAGCATGAAACAATTATTAGAAGCTGGTGTTCATTTTGGACATCAAACACGTCGTTGGAACCCTAAAATGGATAAATACATCTTTACTGAACGTAATGGTATTTACATCATTGACTTACAAAAAACTGTTAAGTTAGTTGACCAAGCTTACAACGCTATGCGTGATTTAGTAGGTAACGATGGTGTCGCGTTATTCGTAGGTACTAAAAAACAAGCACAAGATTCAATCGCTGACGAAGCGACTCGTGCAGGTCAATACTACGTAAATCACCGTTGGTTAGGTGGTACTTTAACTAACTGGGAAACTATCCAAAAACGTATCAAACACTTAAAAAATATTAAAGAAATGGAAGTAGACGGTACTTTTGACGTTCTTCCTAAAAAAGAAGTTGTTGGCTTATTGAAAGAAAAAGAACGTCTAGAAAAATTCTTAGGCGGTATCGAAGATATGCCACGTATTCCAGATGTTATGTTTGTTGTTGACCCTCGTAAAGAAAAAATTGCGATCCAAGAAGCACACAAATTAAACATCCCTGTTATCGCTATGGTTGATACTAACTGTGATCCAGATGAAGTAGATTACGTAATCCCTTCAAACGATGACGCTATCCGCGCTATCAAATTGATCACTGGTGGTATGGCTGAAGCTATTCTTGAAGCTAAACAAGGCGCTCAAGAAGAAGCTGAACAAGATGTAACTGTTGAAGACTTCAAAGGTGACGAAGTTTTAGACGAGGTTGCTGAGTAA
- a CDS encoding SNF2-related protein: MKWSIPSKIIEQGRALVKENRVLKVVPDEENTVWRAEVLDDDTYTVILDGTAKEEDVCQCQVFQKKGYCEHTVAVELFLREMGMTRVHQFNEELKRYPEVDDEAELQVNEVLEGYLSHRQVTSPVKRLPRTSRVKVTLEIQFDEVRPYIISYEDMAYLRIRVGVNNLYYVTDMDNFFQAVVQDTLYILPNRDREEIWLSPSTLGQDTYDLLVELANAYSLRNKWLLLVMNTPENKKNTQRFYLMSEELNRLKDLYLADNRISIRFKLDGNAIKPTFSNDKALVFSLKKDNDLYQLTWDQSVNWLAQYGLLIQDETLYETTQDSNFYDDLRFLQGFFAENDYQITLPEEEMTYFISLFGRTLMAYSEIDQLDQFFDLYQEDLQVHVTLDVEEADLYVTPEYQYGQFLVSDEAENQVLPDDDTILVRDFSSEISVENTLKALGFVSEKGAFVQRFDNLTDVMTNIENFGHLFIDQWDIKYGKFLRNVYDNKVNATVKMTPSDGSRFLSVDFELSDVEPVEVDRILNAIMENEAYIRLRDGRIIDVQNTMDDEQKRMLQQISAANNEWQNGDVVPIFQTLRFQTLVDGNEVFEEFYDDIVRAKDKDYTPSASLKATLSDYQETSVKWFRGLAKYQLGGLLADEMGLGKTVQTISFVLDYIENNPHEKSLVLAPASVLYNWAHEFKRFTPSLNVAVVDGTIDEREAIRRDDTIDVWLTSYQSYRNDQEAYQKVNLDILVLDEAQAIKNDNTILYRSVKKQVAAMRIGLSGTPMENNLNEFWALMQIIVPGLLPNKHEFQKLSVGEIARIASPFVLRRTKNDVALQLPTKTVTDRFSMLDPEQKNIYLAYLKKIQDQLNNDSSDAGQMHMELLAGITRLRQICCHPRLVKNDYTGQSGKFEYFKIMLKRAIESGRKVLVFSQFTSMLDVMAEYLAEEGIDYYMMTGQTNKKVRQEQVDEFNTGDKSVFLISLRAGGVGINLTGADTIFLYDLWWNPAVEEQAIGRAHRIGQKKDVEVVRFITEGTIEQRIAELQEEKRYLFEQLFDGGDQAGSQNLSLDDLKFILGVSQAL, from the coding sequence ATGAAGTGGAGTATTCCAAGTAAGATAATCGAGCAAGGACGCGCTTTGGTAAAGGAAAATCGGGTGCTTAAAGTAGTACCAGATGAAGAAAATACTGTTTGGCGTGCAGAAGTGCTTGATGATGACACGTATACCGTGATCTTAGATGGAACTGCTAAAGAAGAGGATGTTTGTCAGTGCCAAGTTTTCCAGAAAAAAGGCTACTGCGAACATACAGTTGCAGTAGAACTTTTCTTAAGAGAAATGGGCATGACGCGTGTCCACCAATTTAATGAAGAATTGAAACGTTATCCAGAAGTAGATGATGAAGCAGAACTACAAGTGAATGAAGTCCTTGAAGGTTATTTAAGTCATCGTCAAGTAACCAGTCCTGTGAAACGTTTGCCGCGAACTAGTCGAGTGAAAGTGACACTAGAAATTCAATTTGATGAAGTAAGACCTTATATTATTTCTTACGAAGATATGGCTTACTTACGAATTCGCGTAGGTGTCAACAACCTGTACTACGTGACAGATATGGATAATTTCTTCCAAGCTGTTGTCCAAGATACCTTATATATTTTGCCAAACCGTGACCGTGAAGAAATTTGGTTATCACCTTCAACACTAGGCCAAGATACCTATGACTTGCTGGTTGAATTAGCCAATGCATACAGCTTACGAAATAAATGGCTTTTACTAGTCATGAACACACCAGAAAATAAAAAAAATACCCAACGCTTCTATTTAATGAGTGAGGAATTGAATCGCTTGAAAGATTTATATCTTGCGGATAACCGAATTTCTATCCGCTTTAAATTAGACGGTAATGCTATAAAACCGACCTTTTCAAATGATAAAGCCTTGGTATTTAGTCTGAAGAAAGACAATGACCTGTATCAATTAACTTGGGATCAATCAGTCAATTGGCTGGCGCAATATGGTTTACTGATTCAAGATGAAACATTATATGAAACCACTCAAGACAGCAATTTCTATGACGATTTGCGCTTCTTACAAGGATTCTTTGCGGAGAATGACTATCAAATCACCTTGCCAGAAGAAGAAATGACCTACTTTATCAGTTTATTTGGCCGGACGCTGATGGCTTACAGTGAAATTGACCAATTAGACCAATTCTTTGATTTATACCAAGAAGACTTGCAAGTGCATGTGACACTTGATGTTGAGGAGGCAGATTTGTATGTGACCCCTGAATATCAGTACGGTCAGTTTTTAGTATCAGATGAGGCAGAAAATCAAGTATTACCAGATGATGACACGATTTTAGTCCGCGACTTCTCGAGCGAAATATCGGTTGAAAACACCTTGAAAGCTTTAGGCTTTGTCTCAGAAAAAGGTGCCTTCGTCCAACGTTTCGACAACTTGACTGACGTCATGACCAATATTGAAAACTTCGGCCATTTATTCATCGACCAATGGGACATTAAATATGGTAAGTTCCTGCGCAATGTCTATGACAACAAAGTCAATGCAACTGTGAAAATGACACCAAGTGATGGTAGTCGATTCTTGTCAGTAGATTTTGAATTATCTGACGTTGAACCGGTTGAAGTAGACCGTATTTTAAACGCTATTATGGAAAATGAAGCATATATTCGTTTACGTGACGGTCGTATTATCGACGTCCAAAATACTATGGACGACGAACAAAAACGTATGCTTCAACAAATCTCTGCAGCTAATAACGAATGGCAGAACGGGGATGTGGTACCCATTTTCCAAACGCTACGGTTCCAAACCTTGGTGGACGGTAATGAGGTATTTGAAGAATTCTACGACGATATCGTACGAGCTAAAGATAAAGACTACACGCCATCTGCTAGCCTAAAGGCTACCTTGTCTGACTACCAAGAGACGTCAGTGAAATGGTTTAGAGGACTGGCAAAATACCAATTAGGCGGCCTATTAGCAGATGAGATGGGGTTAGGGAAAACAGTTCAAACAATTTCCTTCGTCCTAGACTATATCGAAAATAATCCGCATGAAAAATCACTGGTATTAGCGCCAGCGTCTGTTTTATATAACTGGGCCCATGAGTTTAAACGGTTCACGCCTTCATTAAATGTGGCCGTGGTAGATGGGACGATTGATGAACGGGAAGCGATTCGCCGAGATGATACTATTGATGTATGGTTGACCTCTTACCAGTCGTACCGAAATGACCAAGAGGCATATCAAAAAGTGAATCTGGACATTTTAGTCTTAGATGAAGCGCAAGCCATTAAAAATGACAACACCATCCTATATAGATCGGTGAAGAAACAAGTGGCGGCGATGAGGATTGGTTTATCAGGGACACCAATGGAGAATAATTTGAATGAGTTCTGGGCCTTGATGCAGATTATCGTGCCCGGATTATTACCGAATAAGCATGAGTTCCAAAAATTATCAGTAGGAGAAATTGCCCGAATTGCTAGTCCATTCGTCCTACGTCGTACTAAGAATGATGTGGCCTTACAATTACCGACGAAAACTGTTACAGATAGATTTAGCATGCTGGACCCTGAACAGAAGAACATTTACCTGGCTTACCTGAAGAAAATTCAAGACCAGTTAAACAACGATTCGTCGGATGCAGGACAAATGCATATGGAATTATTGGCGGGGATTACACGATTGCGTCAAATTTGTTGCCATCCTCGTTTAGTGAAAAATGATTACACTGGTCAATCTGGTAAGTTCGAATACTTCAAAATCATGTTGAAGCGTGCCATCGAATCAGGCCGTAAAGTATTGGTATTCTCTCAATTTACGAGCATGTTAGATGTGATGGCTGAGTACCTTGCTGAAGAGGGTATTGACTACTACATGATGACTGGTCAAACCAATAAAAAAGTCCGTCAAGAACAAGTAGACGAATTCAATACCGGCGATAAATCAGTCTTCTTGATTTCATTACGTGCAGGTGGGGTAGGGATCAACTTGACTGGTGCAGATACCATCTTCTTATATGATTTATGGTGGAACCCAGCGGTTGAAGAGCAAGCTATTGGCCGTGCCCACCGGATTGGTCAGAAGAAAGATGTTGAAGTGGTTCGCTTTATTACTGAAGGGACGATTGAGCAACGTATTGCTGAACTTCAAGAAGAGAAACGCTACTTATTCGAACAATTATTTGATGGCGGTGACCAAGCGGGTAGTCAAAATTTAAGCTTGGACGACCTAAAATTTATCCTTGGTGTGAGCCAAGCCTTATAA